From the genome of Thunnus thynnus chromosome 1, fThuThy2.1, whole genome shotgun sequence, one region includes:
- the spg7 gene encoding mitochondrial inner membrane m-AAA protease component paraplegin: MAALLLQGRVNLCRKYSRGLTWTLSRQNSHILANKPIYSDSVKNVLFRCANVRKMLISKSQRTLTGQPEKLIQSLLYRPLSPGMVGISKELIRNNLLRNPVGLVNLLGATNFFSTSQSKQEKNKSNGPKGKTPEEDEEEKKRREQEDQMYRERLRTLFIIALIMSLLNSINTSGGNISWNDFVNEMLAKGEVSRVQVVPESDIVEIYLHPGAVIFGRPRLALMYRMQVANIDKFEEKLRAAEEELNIDTKDRIPVSYKRTGFFGNAVYALGMAAIGVAILWYIFRLAGMGGREGGFSAFNQLKMAKFTIVDGKSGKGVSFKDVAGMHEAKMEVKEFVDYLKNPERYLQLGAKVPKGALLLGPPGCGKTLLAKAVATEAQVPFLAMAGSEFVEVIGGLGAARVRSLFKEARARAPCIVYIDEIDAVGKKRSTNMSGFSNTEEEQTLNQLLVEMDGMGTTDHVIVLASTNRADILDNALMRPGRLDRHIFIDLPTLQERKEIFEQHLKLLKLTQPANFYSLRLAELSPGFSGADIANICNEAALHAAREGYKSIDTFNFEYAVERVIAGSAKKSKILSKEEQRVVAFHESGHALVGWLLEHTEAVMKVSIAPRTNAALGFAQILPRDQYLFTKEQLFERMCMALGGRTAEAITFNKVTTGAQDDLRKVTRVAYSMVKQYGMCDSVGQVSFPETEEQGAVGRRPFSQGLQQQMDHEAKMLIARAYRHTEKLLMDNRDKLTILANALLEREVVNYDDIEALLGPPPHGPKKMILPQSWLEAERDKQDTGEDEPPPPPRKHNEEDMNPQLV, translated from the exons ATGGCAGCTTTGTTGTTGCAGGGCCGTGTTAACCTTTGTAGGAAATACAGTAGAGGTTTAACGTGGACGTTGTCGAGGCAAAACTCTCACATATTAGCAAACAAGCCGATATATAGCGATAGTGTTAAAAATGTGCTATTCAGGTGCGCCAATGTCAGAAAGATGCTCATTTCAAAATCACAGCGGACACTTACAGGTCAGCCAGAGAAACTTATACAG AGTCTTCTCTACAGACCTTTGAGTCCTGGCATGGTGGGAATCAGCAAAGAATTAATTAGGAACAACCTGCTGAGAAATCCTGTTGGCTTGGTGAATTTGTTAG GGGCAACAAACTTCTTCAGTACATCTCAATctaaacaagagaaaaataaaagtaatggaCCAAAGGGAAAAACtccagaggaagatgaag AGGAGAAGAAACGTCGTGAGCAGGAGGACCAGATGTACCGGGAGCGCCTGCGGACCCTCTTCATTATAGCGCTTATCATGAGCCTGCTGAACTCCATCAATACGAGTGGCGGTAACATCTCCTGGAATGATTTTGTCAATGAGATGTTGGCTAAGGGAGAGGTGTCACGCGTACAAGTCGTTCCCGAGAGTGACATTGTAGAAATCTACCTTCACCCTGGAGCAGTTATCTTTGGAAGGCCT AGGCTGGCACTCATGTACAGAATGCAGGTTGCCAACATTGACAAATTTGAGGAGAAGCTGAGAGCTGCTGAAGAAGAGCTGAATATTGACACAAAGGATAGGATACCGGTCTCCTACAAACGCACTGGATTCTTTGGGAA TGCGGTCTATGCTCTGGGAATGGCAGCCATCGGTGTGGCCATTCTCTGGTACATCTTTCGTCTAGCGGGCATGGGTGGCAGAGAGGGTGGCTTCAGTGCTTTC AATCAGCTAAAGATGGCCAAGTTCACCATTGTGGATGGCAAGTCAGGGAAAGGTGTGAGTTTCAAAGATGTAGCGGGCATGCATGAGGCTAAGATGGAAGTGAAGGAATTTGTCGACTACCTCAAG AATCCTGAACGATACCTCCAGCTGGGAGCCAAGGTTCCCAAGGGTGCGTTACTGCTCGGGCCTCCAGGTTGTGGGAAGACTCTGCTGGCCAAGGCTGTAGCCACTGAGGCCCAAGTGCCCTTCCTGGCGATGGCTGGCTCTGAGTTTGTGGAGGTTATTGGAG gCCTGGGTGCTGCTAGGGTGAGGAGTCTGTTCAAAGAGGCTCGTGCCCGGGCACCCTGCATCGTCTACATCGACGAGATCGACGCTGTGGGGAAGAAGCGCTCCACCAACATGTCAGGTTTCTCCAACACTGAGGAGGAGCAGACCCTGAACCAGCTGCTGGTAGAGATGGATG GAATGGGAACGACAGACCATGTGATTGTCCTCGCCTCCACTAACAGAGCAGATATCTTGGACAATGCTCTGATGAGACCAGGCCGATTGGACAGGCACATCTTCATAGATCTGCCCACCCTGCAG gAGAGGAAGGAGATCTTTGAGCAACATCTGAAGCTCTTAAAGCTGACCCAACCAGCTAATTTCTACTCGTTGCGTCTGGCTGAGCTCAGCCCAGGCTTCAGTG GTGCAGACATTGCTAACATTTGTAACGAGGCTGCTCTGCACGCTGCCAGAGAGGGGTACAAGTCCATCGATACTTTCAACTTTGAGTATGCAGTGGAGAGAGTAATAGCAG gAAGTGCAAAGAAGAGTAAGATCCTATCTAAAGAGGAGCAGAGAGTGGTTGCCTTCCATGAGTCTGGACACGCTTTAGTGGGATGGCTACTTGAGCATACAGAGGCAGTCATGAAG gtgtccATCGCACCGCGGACTAATGCGGCTCTGGGATTTGCCCAGATCTTGCCTCGTGACCAGTATCTGTTCACCAAGGAGCAACTGTTTGAGCGAATGTGCATGGCTCTCGGAGGAAGAACTGCCGAGGCTATCACCTTTAACAAGGTTACAACAG GAGCTCAGGATGACTTGCGTAAGGTGACACGTGTGGCCTACTCGATGGTGAAGCAGTACGGCATGTGTGACAGTGTCGGCCAGGTCTCATTCCCAGAAACGGAGGAGCAAGGTGCTGTTGGACGTCGGCCTTTCAGCCAGggtctgcagcagcagatggaCCAC GAGGCTAAGATGTTGATCGCCCGTGCctacaggcacacagagaagcTGCTAATGGACAACAGAGACAAGCTGACAATA TTGGCCAACGCGCTGTTAGAGCGTGAGGTGGTGAACTACGATGACATCGAAGCTTTGCTGGGACCTCCACCCCACGGGCCTAAGAAGATGATCCTTCCACAGAGCTGGCTGGAGGCTGAGAGGGACAAACAAGACACAGGAGAGGACGAACCTCCGCCACCTCCCCGCAAACACAATGAGGAGGACATGAACCCACAGCTGGTTTGA
- the cdh15 gene encoding cadherin-15 — translation MAARMLMACVLGTLLCQVWSSAETQRKEDELRPQALYPWRNQGKGMVRVKRDWIIPPIRVLENSKQVPEDLVQIKSDKIFTGEVIYKLEGPGVDQEPKNLFEIDDKTGIIRSKRPLDREKYNSFTLKAFALSPSGERLENPTTIEIVVLDQNDNRPAFTQKQFTGTVSEFSVPGTSVMSVSATDADDPMTENAHLSYSIIGQESIPANAVTKTMFGINNQTGAIYTRDVGLDREVVKSFRLKLQIADMGGMGLTSEGVAIIHVSDINNHAPQFSPASYSMTAVENRKDYEIGRVNVTDRDDRGTGNWEAKYSISNDPHGNFAITTDPATNQGVVMVVKPLDYEAQSEHILTLEVENINRLSNKAPNLPVSTATVVVTVVNENEAPHFREDPIQIVVPESVVPGTILKSNIAYDPDNSVLRYDISRDPERWLDINKDTGEIIAKRTFNMRSPHVKNNIYNAVVKVTDADGASTTATVAITLKETNDFPPQLFPLSGSVCRDAGRKSSGLVLTAVDEDLPPHAAPFIFEMPEDASINWTVIQVNDTHSLLQPLVELEAGEYAVTVMVSDSGSPILSAYAQVNVTVCLCDSFGDCKSEAGAVFGSSVGISFFALIIIMASIALLLLLLLLAVAVTTCGRHHHIKKGTGLLVGDSEDDIRDNVLNYDEQGGGEEDENAFNIDLLWNPLDAPSTPGSYCPVSGVPRGKQPLRRDAPHNLPSPTYPRRPPADPTDIEDYINDGLEAADNDPNVPPYDTALIYDYEGEGSLAGSLSSIASGSSDGDQDYDYLNDWGPRFKKLANMYDPR, via the exons gTGTGGAGCTCTGCAGAAACCCAGCGCAAGGAGGACGAGCTACGTCCTCAGGCCCTTTACCCGTGGAGAAATCAAGGCAAGGGAATGGTCAGGGTGAAGAGGGACTGGATCATCCCTCCAATCAGAGTGCTGGAGAATAGCAAGCAGGTTCCAGAAGACCTTGTCCAG atCAAATCGGACAAAATCTTTACAGGTGAGGTGATCTACAAGTTAGAAGGACCAGGGGTGGACCAGGAGCCCAAGAACTTGTTTGAGATCGAtgataaaacaggaataatCAGGAGCAAGCGGCCACTGGACAGAGAGAAATACAACAGCTTCACG ctgaaAGCCTTTGCGCTGTCCCCAAGCGGAGAAAGACTAGAGAATCCGACCACCATAGAGATAGTAGTGCTGGATCAGAATGACAACAGACCTGCCTTCACCCAGAAGCAGTTCACTGGTACCGTCTCTGAGTTCTCAGTCCCAG GCacatcagtgatgtcagtgtCAGCCACTGATGCAGATGACCCGATGACAGAAAACGCTCATCTGAGCTACTCTATCATCGGCCAGGAGAGCATTCCTGCCAACGCTGTTACCAAGACTATGTTTGGTATCAACAACCAGACAGGAGCCATCTATACAAGAGATGTAGGCCTGGACCGAGAG GTGGTGAAAAGTTTCCGATTAAAACTACAGATTGCTGATATGGGGGGCATGGGGCTAACAAGTGAAGGTGTGGCTATCATACATGTATCTGACATCAACAATCACGCCCCACAGTTCAGCCCTGCCTCG TACAGTATGACAGCGGTGGAGAACAGGAAGGACTATGAGATTGGTCGGGTGAATGTGACGGACAGAGATGATCGTGGAACAGGAAACTGGGAGGCCAAATACTCAATTTCTAATGACCCCCATGGAAACTTCGCCATCACTACAGATCCTGCCACCAACCAGGGTGTTGTGATGGTGGTGAAG CCCCTGGATTATGAAGCACAGAGTGAGCACATCCTGACTCTGGAGGTGGAAAATATCAATCGTCTGAGCAACAAGGCCCCAAACCTGCCCGTGAGCACCGCTACAGTGGTGGTCACTGTTGTGAACGAGAACGAAGCTCCACATTTCAGGGAGGACCCCATACAGATCGTGGTCCCTGAGTCTGTGGTTCCTGGAACAATACTGAAAAGCAATATTGCCTATGACCCTGATAATTCTGTCCTAAG gTATGATATTAGCAGAGATCCTGAGAGGTGGCTCGACATCAACAAAGATACCGGAGAAATTATCGCCAAGAGAACTTTTAACATGCGATCTCCACATGTTAAAAACAATATCTACAATGCTGTTGTCAAGGTTACAG ATGCTGATGGTGCGTCAACTACTGCCACAGTGGCCATCACACTGAAGGAGACCAATGACTTCCCACCTCAGCTCTTCCCTCTGAGTGGCTCTGTATGCAGGGATGCAGGCCGGAAGAGTTCTGGTCTGGTTCTGACTGCTGTGGACGAAGACCTTCCACCGCACGCTGCACCTTTCATCTTTGAAATGCCCGAAGACGCGTCAATCAATTGGACTGTTATTCAAGTCAACG ATACTCACTCACTGCTTCAGCCCCTTGTAGAGCTGGAGGCAGGAGAGTACGCGGTCACAGTGATGGTGTCAGACTCTGGGAGTCCTATTCTCAGTGCTTATGCTCAGGTCAATGtcactgtgtgtctctgtgactCCTTCGGAGACTGTAAGTCTGAGGCAGGGGCGGTCTTTGGCTCCAGTGTGGGGATCAGCTTCTTTGCTCTCATTATCATCATGGCCAGTATTGCACTCCTACTGT TGCTGCTCCTCCTGGCTGTGGCGGTGACCACTTGTGGGAGACACCACCATATCAAGAAGGGAACAGGTCTGCTTGTTGGGGATTCAGAGGATGACATACGTGACAATGTCCTCAACTATGATGAGcaaggaggaggtgaagaagaTGAG AATGCCTTCAACATCGACCTGCTGTGGAATCCTCTCGATGCTCCTTCGACCCCTGGGTCCTACTGTCCAGTGTCTGGTGTTCCTCGAGGCAAGCAGCCCCTCAGGAGGGATGCCCCCCACAACCTGCCTTCCCCCACCTACCCACGGAGGCCTCCTGCAGATCCCACTGACATTGAGGACTACATCAATGAT GGCCTGGAGGCTGCAGACAATGATCCTAATGTGCCTCCATATGACACAGCCCTGATCTATGACTATGAGGGAGAGGGCTCACTGGCAGGCAGTCTCAGCTCCATTGCTTCAGGCAGCTCTGATGGAGACCAGGACTACGACTACCTCAACGACTGGGGACCACGCTTTAAGAAACTGGCCAACATGTATGACCCACGTTAA